Proteins encoded together in one Cherax quadricarinatus isolate ZL_2023a chromosome 68, ASM3850222v1, whole genome shotgun sequence window:
- the LOC138854766 gene encoding uncharacterized protein isoform X1, with the protein MMVRNALRDYREKSIMPSRTTTQELPLKQRIINTLCKTSPGQEGLIIHKLNMTVDHEDEVNKVQKLSIGLPTNSPTKVILLVGERGACKTTVINAMVNYIFGVNFDDSFRFVLVDEKTDSGTTEVWSQTDYITAFTFHQQPGMPFDYSYILIDTPGFWDTRGIDRDRQILTQTEILFKQEFGTDPVAGVGFVIPASCTRHTHTHKYVYDNLASIFGKDIKNIIFIMTTYADAKKPPIDAALDESGMEYGDVYQFNNDALYTGNTLVESSEENNSHCDDEDDISVTLWNRNWHNMTSFFTKLGQTLPTSFTQTKEVLQERQSLQTSLKALRLKIQEGFTKLKELNVERGKLAELNEYIRGCKDYQVKIDIPKIEEVSLHPGKYAVNCLKCNFTCYYPCHLSDESIVNSAPMRNGMCVACPAHCYHDVHYLSETRNISTIVTKVVTDHKLMNRHQTATERKTTTEKVIKTIRDNIAKNSEYILSNIKQVQLHVQRLQEIALKPNPLPTLTHVDLMIESEQQQQQQQQQQQQQQQQQQQQQQQQQQQQQQQQQQQQQQQQEQQQQPSSDERLTQLKNLRRDVKLLDAVRVESWNTLTGEPLLRYFQHVMS; encoded by the exons GATGGTCAGAAATGCACTCCGTGATTATCGAGAGAAAAGCATTATGCCAAGCAGGACTACGACTCAG GAACTTCCTCTGAAGCAAAGAATTATAAACACGCTTTGCAAAACTTCACCAGGACAAGAGGGTTTGATCATCCACAAACTGAACATGACTGTTGATCATGAAGATGAGGTGAACAAAGTGCAGAAACTGTCAATAGGTTTACCAACAAACAGTCCAACAAAAGTTATATTATTGGTAGGTGAGAGAGGTGCCTGCAAAACTACGGTAATTAACGCTATGGTTAATTACATCTTCGGGGTAAATTTTGATGATAGTTTCCGTTTTGTTTTGGTAGACGAGAAGACTGACTCAGGGACAACAGAAGTTTGGAGTCAGACAGACTACATAACAGCCTTCACTTTTCATCAACAGCCAGGAATGCCTTTTGACTACAGTTACATCCTCATAGACACTCCCGGGTTCTGGGACACACGAGGCATCGATCGTGATCGCCAAATATTAACCCAGACTGAAATACTCTTCAAGCAAGAGTTTGGAACTGACCCTGTAGCTGGTGTAGGTTTTGTGATCCCTGCATCCtgcacacgtcacacacacacacacaaatatgtgTATGACAATCTGGCTTCCATATTCGGTAAGGATATCAAAAATATCATCTTCATTATGACAACATATGCTGACGCAAAGAAACCTCCCATTGACGCAGCACTGGACGAATCTGGAATGGAATATGGCGATGTTTATCAATTTAATAATGACGCTCTATATACCGGAAATACATTAGTAGAGTCATCAGAAGAAAATAACTCTCATTGTGATGACGAAGATGATATAAGTGTAACGCTCTGGAATAGGAATTGGCATAATATGACCAGCTTTTTCACGAAGCTTGGACAGACACTTCCTACCAGTTTTACTCAAACAAAAGAAGTCTTGCAAGAAAGACAAAGCCTACAGACTTCTTTGAAAGCCTTACGGCTCAAGATTCAAGAGGGTTTTACAAAGTTAAAAGAGCTGAACGTGGAGAGGGGCAAGTTGGCTGAACTGAATGAATATATAAGAGGATGTAAGGACTACCAGGTAAAAATAGATATTCCCAAGATAGAAGAAGTATCTTTGCATCCTGGGAAATATGCTGTGAACTGTCTGAAATGTAATTTTACCTGTTACTATCCATGTCATCTTTCAGACGAAAGTATTGTGAACAGTGCACCAATGAGGAATGGAATGTGTGTAGCGTGTCCCGCTCATTGTTACCATGATGTACATTATCTTAGTGAAACCAGGAATATCAGCACCATTGTTACAAAAGTCGTAACAGACCATAAACTGATGAACCGTCATCAAACGGCTACGGAAAGGAAGACGACAACAGAGAAGGTTATTAAAACGATCAGGGATAATATCGCTAAAAATTCTGAGTATATACTGAGCAATATTAAGCAGGTGCAGCTGCACGTGCAGCGGCTGCAAGAAATAGCTCTCAAGCCCAACCCACTGCCCACCCTGACCCATGTCGACCTCATGATAGAGAgtgagcagcaacaacagcagcagcagcagcagcagcagcaacagcagcagcagcagcagcagcaacaacaacagcagcagcagcagcaacagcagcagcagcaacagcagcagcagcaacagcaggagcagcagcagcaacccagCTCTGACGAGAGATTAACACAGTTGAAGAACCTTAGACGAGACGTCAAGCTTCTAGACGCTGTTAGAGTAGAGTCGTGGAACACGCTCACCGGAGAACCTCTACTAAGATACTTCCAACACGTTATgagttaa
- the LOC138854766 gene encoding uncharacterized protein isoform X2, with protein MVRNALRDYREKSIMPSRTTTQELPLKQRIINTLCKTSPGQEGLIIHKLNMTVDHEDEVNKVQKLSIGLPTNSPTKVILLVGERGACKTTVINAMVNYIFGVNFDDSFRFVLVDEKTDSGTTEVWSQTDYITAFTFHQQPGMPFDYSYILIDTPGFWDTRGIDRDRQILTQTEILFKQEFGTDPVAGVGFVIPASCTRHTHTHKYVYDNLASIFGKDIKNIIFIMTTYADAKKPPIDAALDESGMEYGDVYQFNNDALYTGNTLVESSEENNSHCDDEDDISVTLWNRNWHNMTSFFTKLGQTLPTSFTQTKEVLQERQSLQTSLKALRLKIQEGFTKLKELNVERGKLAELNEYIRGCKDYQVKIDIPKIEEVSLHPGKYAVNCLKCNFTCYYPCHLSDESIVNSAPMRNGMCVACPAHCYHDVHYLSETRNISTIVTKVVTDHKLMNRHQTATERKTTTEKVIKTIRDNIAKNSEYILSNIKQVQLHVQRLQEIALKPNPLPTLTHVDLMIESEQQQQQQQQQQQQQQQQQQQQQQQQQQQQQQQQQQQQQQQQEQQQQPSSDERLTQLKNLRRDVKLLDAVRVESWNTLTGEPLLRYFQHVMS; from the exons ATGGTCAGAAATGCACTCCGTGATTATCGAGAGAAAAGCATTATGCCAAGCAGGACTACGACTCAG GAACTTCCTCTGAAGCAAAGAATTATAAACACGCTTTGCAAAACTTCACCAGGACAAGAGGGTTTGATCATCCACAAACTGAACATGACTGTTGATCATGAAGATGAGGTGAACAAAGTGCAGAAACTGTCAATAGGTTTACCAACAAACAGTCCAACAAAAGTTATATTATTGGTAGGTGAGAGAGGTGCCTGCAAAACTACGGTAATTAACGCTATGGTTAATTACATCTTCGGGGTAAATTTTGATGATAGTTTCCGTTTTGTTTTGGTAGACGAGAAGACTGACTCAGGGACAACAGAAGTTTGGAGTCAGACAGACTACATAACAGCCTTCACTTTTCATCAACAGCCAGGAATGCCTTTTGACTACAGTTACATCCTCATAGACACTCCCGGGTTCTGGGACACACGAGGCATCGATCGTGATCGCCAAATATTAACCCAGACTGAAATACTCTTCAAGCAAGAGTTTGGAACTGACCCTGTAGCTGGTGTAGGTTTTGTGATCCCTGCATCCtgcacacgtcacacacacacacacaaatatgtgTATGACAATCTGGCTTCCATATTCGGTAAGGATATCAAAAATATCATCTTCATTATGACAACATATGCTGACGCAAAGAAACCTCCCATTGACGCAGCACTGGACGAATCTGGAATGGAATATGGCGATGTTTATCAATTTAATAATGACGCTCTATATACCGGAAATACATTAGTAGAGTCATCAGAAGAAAATAACTCTCATTGTGATGACGAAGATGATATAAGTGTAACGCTCTGGAATAGGAATTGGCATAATATGACCAGCTTTTTCACGAAGCTTGGACAGACACTTCCTACCAGTTTTACTCAAACAAAAGAAGTCTTGCAAGAAAGACAAAGCCTACAGACTTCTTTGAAAGCCTTACGGCTCAAGATTCAAGAGGGTTTTACAAAGTTAAAAGAGCTGAACGTGGAGAGGGGCAAGTTGGCTGAACTGAATGAATATATAAGAGGATGTAAGGACTACCAGGTAAAAATAGATATTCCCAAGATAGAAGAAGTATCTTTGCATCCTGGGAAATATGCTGTGAACTGTCTGAAATGTAATTTTACCTGTTACTATCCATGTCATCTTTCAGACGAAAGTATTGTGAACAGTGCACCAATGAGGAATGGAATGTGTGTAGCGTGTCCCGCTCATTGTTACCATGATGTACATTATCTTAGTGAAACCAGGAATATCAGCACCATTGTTACAAAAGTCGTAACAGACCATAAACTGATGAACCGTCATCAAACGGCTACGGAAAGGAAGACGACAACAGAGAAGGTTATTAAAACGATCAGGGATAATATCGCTAAAAATTCTGAGTATATACTGAGCAATATTAAGCAGGTGCAGCTGCACGTGCAGCGGCTGCAAGAAATAGCTCTCAAGCCCAACCCACTGCCCACCCTGACCCATGTCGACCTCATGATAGAGAgtgagcagcaacaacagcagcagcagcagcagcagcagcaacagcagcagcagcagcagcagcaacaacaacagcagcagcagcagcaacagcagcagcagcaacagcagcagcagcaacagcaggagcagcagcagcaacccagCTCTGACGAGAGATTAACACAGTTGAAGAACCTTAGACGAGACGTCAAGCTTCTAGACGCTGTTAGAGTAGAGTCGTGGAACACGCTCACCGGAGAACCTCTACTAAGATACTTCCAACACGTTATgagttaa